In the Mytilus galloprovincialis chromosome 10, xbMytGall1.hap1.1, whole genome shotgun sequence genome, one interval contains:
- the LOC143047504 gene encoding protein irg-1-like: MDDTSLSEKDSNDFSGKHKVDDKNNKPKIDRKNRFKENASNNDFVQMDDYNVLNPVIDRRNRFKDNASNNDFVQMDDYNVLNPMIDRRNRFKENVSNNDFVQEDDNNVLSENNCHELKQKALEQFVFFWKPDSPYSQLYLSEFAVEGLVFNSAEQFTMYSKAMLFEDEDIAYKVLVEQDPLEQTKFGRLVRNFDQELWDATFLPIVERGIKAKFSQDESLKATILETYPKTIVQVSPYDSILGIGLEENDPLAWDCKTWKGQNLLGKALTKVRDELKEEVELKKYL, encoded by the exons ATGGATGATACAAGTTTATCAGAGAAAGACTCAAATGACTTTTCAGGGAAACATAAAGtagatgacaaaaacaacaaacctaaaatagacagaaaaaatagatttaaagaGAATGCTTCGAATAATGACTTTGTACAGATGGATGACTATAATGTCTTAAATCCTGTGATAGACAGAAGAAATAGATTTAAAGATAATGCTTCGAATAATGACTTTGTACAGATGGATGACTATAATGTCTTAAATCCTATGATAGACAGAAGAAATAGATTTAAAGAGAATGTTTCGAATAATGACTTTGTACAGGAGGATGACAACAACGTTTTATCAGAGAACAATTGCCACGAATTAAAGCAAAAGGCTTTAGAACAATTTGTATTCTTTTGGAAACCAGATTCTCCTTACAGTCAGTTATACTTAAGTGAGTTCGCTGTCGAAGGGCTCGTATTTAATTCTGCAGAACAGTTCACCATGTACAGCAAAGCAA TGCTATTTGAAGATGAAGACATTGCGTATAAAGTACTAGTGGAACAGGATCCTCTCGAACAAACGAAATTTGGGCGACTTGTGAGAAACTTCGATCAAGAGTTATGGGATGCAACTTTTTTACCAATTGTTGAACGTGGAATCAAAGCAAAG TTTTCTCAAGATGAAAGTCTTAAGGCAACAATTCTGGAAACTTATCCCAAGACTATTGTACAAGTAAGTCCATACGACTCAATTTTAGGTATTGGGCTGGAAGAAAATGACCCCTTGGCATGGGATTGCAAAACATGGAAAGGGCAAAATTTACTTGGAAAAGCATTGACCAAAGTGAGAGATGAATTGAAAGAGGAAGTAGAGCTGAAGAAATATCTATAG